In one window of Streptomyces roseofulvus DNA:
- the mpaD gene encoding daptide-type RiPP biosynthesis aminotransferase — MTALWPYLIPPSSHGDDRLCATRAEGHRVTFADGSTVLDADSGLWNANLGYGNERIAEALAEAARNASYLGSFRFENTYARRAAEDLVRVCGPDHYGKVLFSTGGGVANDAVMKLARLYHALQGAPGRNLVVALRGSFHGLTFGGFALTGEDLGQRVYGVDQRLIRHVDPNDTAELERLMAALGQQVAAVVVEPVVGTGTVPLDEEYVAALGRLRDEHGFLLVADEVATGFGRTGSYFASESWPGRPDVLVTSKGLTNGACPASALVVAHRVTRVLEEHDTTFAHAETQGATALACAAISATIAEMERLDAVAAGRNVAAWLQQGLTDLVDRHPLATGATGTGCFRTLRLAHPDGTPLTGADVAALVTRIREAGAIVHPGPSGVQLVPALTYSRDEVAELMTCVEAGLDSLLPAAAGAAPRS; from the coding sequence ATGACCGCGCTCTGGCCCTACCTCATACCGCCCTCCAGCCACGGCGACGACCGGCTCTGCGCGACCCGCGCCGAAGGCCACCGCGTCACCTTCGCGGACGGCAGCACCGTCCTGGACGCCGACAGCGGCCTGTGGAACGCCAACCTCGGCTACGGCAACGAGCGCATCGCCGAAGCCCTCGCGGAAGCCGCCCGGAACGCCTCCTACCTCGGCTCCTTCCGCTTCGAGAACACCTACGCCCGGCGCGCCGCCGAGGACCTCGTCCGCGTCTGCGGCCCCGACCACTACGGCAAGGTGCTCTTCTCCACCGGCGGCGGCGTCGCCAACGACGCCGTCATGAAGCTCGCCCGGCTCTACCACGCCCTCCAGGGCGCCCCCGGCCGCAACCTGGTCGTCGCCCTCCGCGGCAGCTTCCACGGCCTCACCTTCGGCGGCTTCGCCCTCACCGGCGAGGACCTCGGCCAGCGGGTGTACGGCGTCGACCAGCGGCTCATCCGCCACGTCGACCCCAACGACACCGCCGAACTGGAACGGCTCATGGCCGCCCTCGGCCAGCAGGTCGCCGCCGTCGTCGTGGAACCCGTCGTCGGCACCGGCACGGTCCCCCTCGACGAGGAGTACGTCGCCGCCCTCGGCCGGCTCCGCGACGAACACGGCTTCCTCCTCGTCGCCGACGAGGTCGCCACCGGCTTCGGCCGCACCGGAAGCTACTTCGCCTCCGAGAGCTGGCCCGGCCGCCCCGACGTCCTCGTCACCTCCAAGGGCCTCACCAACGGCGCCTGCCCCGCCTCCGCCCTCGTCGTCGCCCACCGCGTGACGCGGGTCCTCGAAGAGCACGACACCACCTTCGCCCACGCCGAGACCCAGGGCGCCACCGCCCTCGCCTGCGCAGCGATCAGCGCCACCATCGCCGAGATGGAACGGCTCGACGCCGTCGCCGCCGGCCGGAACGTCGCCGCCTGGCTCCAGCAGGGCCTCACCGACCTCGTCGACCGCCACCCGCTGGCCACGGGCGCCACCGGCACCGGCTGCTTCCGCACCCTGCGCCTCGCCCACCCCGACGGCACCCCGCTCACCGGCGCCGACGTCGCCGCACTCGTCACCCGCATCCGCGAGGCGGGCGCCATCGTCCACCCCGGCCCCTCCGGCGTCCAGCTCGTGCCCGCCCTCACGTACTCCCGCGACGAGGTCGCCGAGCTCATGACCTGCGTCGAAGCGGGACTCGACAGCCTGCTGCCGGCCGCCGCCGGCGCCGCCCCGAGGAGCTGA
- the lanKC gene encoding class III lanthionine synthetase LanKC, giving the protein MLDTRFINFCRADTLFYDAPATESTGQDFREGRPLPEGWTATRGQEWTVCVPPDSRTPDQGWKIHVAASPGNAAELLDAVVPYCVEHRLMFKYISDPETLGRRGSKYGDRSASGKFITLYPVDETELERALNDLEELVGGTPAPSILSDLRWREGPLHVRYGGFVLKTTRLKDGTLAPAITTPDGELVPDERRPGFHPPSWVEIPPFLQAALAERRARTLADFPFRVHKALHFSNGGGVYRAVDKRDGTEVLLKEARPLAGLDAAGDDAVTRLEREHWALSRLAGLPSVPALRDVRRGNEHHFLARDYVEGTPLTELVRTRHPYGSTDNSARARAEYTAWALHILDQVAAGIDAMHERGVVFGDLHPGNILVGEDDTVAFIDLETATPTEEERPQAMGSLGFRAPDHLRGKAVDLFALDVLRLTLFVPMPHVVPWGTEKIRTLLDAAVRDFPLPAAFVEQIRRGLGDDVLGARTDYGVTWPAGARDTVLTSAIAASILDAATPERDDRLYPGDVMQFVLADGGVTFAYGAAGVLWALHRAGTEVPAAHVDWLLRKAGTATGEGPGLFTGLSGIAYVLGELGHPDTADTVLDRAFALAQSDPNVGSTVANGLSGLGLAALHRAGAGGGDRYLRKAVELADRLPDTPAPNRIGLLNGRCGHALFLIRLYEATGDARLLDRAVEELRGDLDLLEDPRFDERFLTSGLDGSAGIAIALRAALPHRPGDERLRAAADRLLAVRRGGFSTPCGLLHGRAGEILALGEGTRPSERHVLDAHLDALGWEAIASEPGRVDFLGQYGYRLSTDLGTGSAGVLLALTALRDGRPALPFLSPAAPAPLAVA; this is encoded by the coding sequence GTGCTCGACACCCGGTTCATCAACTTCTGCCGCGCGGACACGCTCTTCTACGACGCGCCCGCCACCGAGTCCACCGGCCAGGACTTCCGCGAGGGCCGCCCGCTCCCCGAGGGGTGGACCGCCACCCGCGGCCAGGAATGGACGGTCTGCGTCCCACCGGACTCCCGGACACCCGACCAGGGCTGGAAGATCCACGTCGCGGCCTCCCCCGGCAACGCCGCCGAACTCCTCGACGCGGTCGTCCCCTACTGCGTCGAGCACCGGCTGATGTTCAAGTACATCTCCGACCCCGAGACCCTCGGCCGGCGCGGCAGCAAGTACGGCGACCGCAGCGCCAGCGGCAAGTTCATCACCCTCTACCCGGTCGACGAGACCGAGCTGGAGCGGGCGCTGAACGACCTGGAGGAGCTGGTCGGCGGCACCCCCGCCCCCTCCATCCTCAGCGACCTGCGCTGGCGCGAGGGCCCCCTTCACGTCCGCTACGGCGGCTTCGTCCTCAAGACCACCCGCCTCAAGGACGGCACCCTCGCCCCCGCCATCACCACCCCCGACGGGGAACTCGTCCCCGACGAGCGGCGGCCCGGCTTCCACCCGCCGTCCTGGGTCGAGATCCCGCCCTTCCTCCAGGCCGCCCTCGCCGAACGGCGCGCCCGCACCCTCGCCGACTTCCCCTTCCGCGTCCACAAGGCCCTCCACTTCTCCAACGGCGGCGGCGTCTACCGGGCCGTCGACAAGCGCGACGGCACCGAGGTCCTCCTCAAGGAGGCCCGCCCGCTGGCCGGCCTCGACGCGGCCGGCGACGACGCCGTCACCCGCCTCGAACGCGAGCACTGGGCGCTCTCCCGCCTCGCGGGACTCCCCTCCGTCCCCGCCCTCCGCGACGTCCGCCGCGGCAACGAACACCACTTCCTCGCCCGCGACTACGTGGAGGGCACCCCGCTCACCGAGCTGGTCCGCACCCGCCACCCCTACGGTTCCACCGACAACTCCGCCCGGGCCCGCGCCGAGTACACCGCCTGGGCGCTCCACATCCTCGACCAGGTCGCCGCCGGCATCGACGCCATGCACGAGCGGGGCGTCGTCTTCGGCGACCTGCACCCCGGCAACATCCTCGTCGGCGAGGACGACACCGTCGCCTTCATCGACCTGGAGACCGCCACCCCCACCGAGGAGGAGCGGCCGCAGGCCATGGGCTCCCTCGGCTTCCGCGCCCCCGACCACCTGCGTGGCAAGGCCGTCGACCTGTTCGCCCTCGACGTGCTGCGGCTCACCCTCTTCGTGCCGATGCCGCACGTCGTGCCGTGGGGCACCGAGAAGATCCGCACCCTCCTCGACGCGGCCGTCCGCGACTTCCCGCTCCCCGCCGCCTTCGTGGAGCAGATCCGGCGCGGCCTCGGCGACGACGTCCTCGGCGCCCGCACCGACTACGGCGTGACGTGGCCGGCCGGCGCCCGCGACACCGTCCTCACCTCGGCGATCGCCGCGTCCATCCTCGACGCGGCCACCCCCGAGCGGGACGACCGGCTCTACCCCGGCGACGTCATGCAGTTCGTCCTCGCCGACGGCGGCGTCACCTTCGCCTACGGGGCCGCCGGCGTGCTCTGGGCGCTGCACCGGGCCGGCACCGAGGTGCCCGCCGCGCACGTCGACTGGCTGCTGCGCAAGGCCGGGACGGCGACCGGCGAGGGCCCCGGGCTCTTCACCGGCCTCTCCGGCATCGCGTACGTGCTGGGCGAACTCGGTCACCCCGACACCGCGGACACGGTGCTCGACCGCGCCTTCGCCCTTGCCCAGTCCGACCCCAACGTCGGCTCGACCGTCGCCAACGGCCTCTCCGGCCTCGGCCTCGCCGCCCTGCACCGGGCGGGCGCCGGCGGCGGCGACCGCTACCTCCGGAAGGCGGTGGAGCTCGCCGACCGGCTCCCCGACACCCCCGCCCCGAACCGCATCGGGCTGCTCAACGGCCGCTGCGGCCACGCCCTGTTCCTGATCCGGCTGTACGAGGCCACCGGCGACGCCCGCCTCCTGGACCGGGCCGTGGAGGAACTCCGCGGCGACCTGGACCTCCTCGAGGACCCGCGCTTCGACGAACGCTTCCTCACCTCCGGCCTCGACGGCTCGGCCGGCATCGCGATCGCGCTGCGCGCCGCCCTGCCGCACCGGCCCGGCGACGAGCGGCTGCGGGCCGCCGCGGACCGGCTGCTCGCGGTGCGCCGCGGCGGCTTCTCCACCCCGTGCGGGCTGCTGCACGGCCGGGCCGGCGAGATCCTGGCGCTCGGCGAGGGCACCCGCCCCAGCGAGCGGCACGTCCTCGACGCCCACCTCGACGCGCTCGGCTGGGAGGCCATCGCCTCGGAGCCCGGCCGGGTCGACTTCCTCGGCCAGTACGGCTACCGGCTCTCCACCGACCTCGGCACCGGCTCGGCCGGCGTCCTGCTCGCCCTGACCGCCCTGCGCGACGGCCGCCCCGCGCTGCCGTTCCTCTCCCCGGCGGCGCCCGCGCCCCTGGCGGTGGCGTGA
- a CDS encoding LLM class flavin-dependent oxidoreductase: MTDYSVLLPCVPRRLEQALPFAGLVRWTGAARLWQGQAMVMEPHQTFTGMAGAGFRVPTGFGVTLMPLRHPYEAALQARSVALATGEPVIAGFGPGSPAFQANILGAPYAKPLQVAREYVTAVRGLLDGETVEATGPHYTFRGQLAPAAAPRVDVGLGVLRPGMARLAGEVADVVITWLTPPSYLRDVLLPAVAEGAARAGRTSLPRVVAMVPTGLEADGREGASPERLAVAGNAAHMQAPHYLDMLGRAGVDVSSGQLADVARGVVETGAFVGGDLAQVVKGLRAYEEAGVDEIVLNTTAVHKLFGSRDSLSDLSSILQAVTAP; encoded by the coding sequence ATGACCGACTACTCCGTGCTCCTCCCCTGTGTGCCGCGCCGGCTGGAGCAGGCCCTCCCCTTCGCCGGACTGGTCCGGTGGACCGGAGCCGCCCGGCTCTGGCAGGGGCAGGCGATGGTGATGGAGCCGCACCAGACCTTCACCGGGATGGCCGGGGCCGGATTCCGGGTCCCGACGGGCTTCGGGGTCACGCTGATGCCGCTGCGCCACCCGTACGAGGCGGCGCTGCAGGCCCGGTCGGTGGCCCTGGCCACCGGGGAGCCGGTGATCGCGGGCTTCGGCCCCGGCTCGCCCGCCTTCCAGGCCAACATCCTGGGAGCGCCGTACGCCAAGCCCCTCCAGGTGGCGCGGGAGTACGTGACGGCGGTGCGGGGGCTGCTCGACGGCGAGACCGTGGAGGCGACGGGCCCGCACTACACCTTCCGGGGGCAGCTCGCCCCCGCCGCGGCGCCCCGGGTCGACGTGGGCCTGGGGGTGCTGCGGCCGGGCATGGCGCGGCTCGCCGGCGAGGTCGCGGACGTCGTGATCACCTGGCTGACCCCGCCGTCGTACCTGCGGGACGTGCTCCTGCCGGCGGTGGCCGAGGGGGCGGCCCGCGCGGGCCGGACCTCGCTGCCGCGGGTGGTGGCGATGGTGCCGACGGGGCTGGAGGCGGACGGGCGCGAGGGGGCCTCCCCGGAGCGGCTGGCCGTGGCCGGCAACGCCGCCCACATGCAGGCGCCGCACTATCTGGACATGCTCGGCCGGGCAGGGGTGGACGTGAGCTCGGGACAGCTCGCGGACGTGGCGCGCGGGGTGGTGGAGACCGGCGCGTTCGTCGGCGGCGACCTCGCGCAGGTCGTGAAGGGGCTGCGGGCGTACGAGGAGGCGGGGGTCGACGAGATCGTCCTCAACACCACCGCCGTGCACAAGCTCTTCGGCTCCCGCGACTCGCTCTCGGACCTCTCCTCGATCCTCCAGGCCGTCACGGCTCCCTGA
- the mpaC gene encoding daptide-type RiPP biosynthesis dehydogenase, whose protein sequence is MAPAPVLDSYDQLPGLLRELRPTGATLLADPAVNGLPVTRQVLDGIARAGITPTRAVTPADGGLPAVEALAARLAPGELIIGVGGGSTLDLAKLAAAVSSRPDLLPYLTAGQRSGLIALPHGWGDHAHVLAVPTTLGTGTEAGPVACFPYDGGKRLVMGACLRPRAILRTAEATETLPGPLLMDGALEALFRAVMPYSSDTLDLPEQDAAVEELAAELLAAGDELARHVTIGLPAPASARLRVAALSAESQLGHINTGRSPYAVKTWAVANELSTALGLAKMRAIAAVWPVVWQRALDGDLRYGSAARVHRLWTRLRHRHPWLAPDPVDGLHRLMHRWQIDRTVRLTPDLRRTVALRSIRAWGAGLPTLTGLSADDVAALLAEATRPHPELLPAGVSA, encoded by the coding sequence ATGGCCCCCGCCCCCGTCCTCGACAGCTACGACCAGCTCCCCGGACTCCTGCGCGAGCTGCGCCCCACCGGAGCGACCCTCCTCGCCGACCCCGCGGTGAACGGCCTGCCCGTCACCCGCCAGGTCCTCGACGGGATCGCCCGTGCCGGGATCACGCCCACCCGGGCGGTCACCCCGGCCGACGGCGGCCTCCCCGCCGTCGAGGCGCTCGCCGCCCGGCTCGCCCCCGGCGAACTGATCATCGGCGTCGGCGGGGGATCCACCCTCGACCTGGCCAAACTCGCCGCCGCGGTGAGCAGCCGGCCCGACCTCCTGCCCTACCTCACCGCCGGACAGCGCAGCGGCCTCATCGCCCTGCCGCACGGCTGGGGAGACCACGCCCACGTCCTCGCCGTCCCGACCACCCTCGGCACCGGCACCGAGGCCGGCCCCGTCGCCTGCTTCCCGTACGACGGCGGCAAGCGCCTGGTGATGGGCGCATGCCTCCGGCCCCGCGCGATCCTCCGGACCGCCGAGGCCACCGAGACCCTGCCCGGGCCGCTCCTCATGGACGGCGCCCTCGAAGCCCTCTTCCGGGCCGTCATGCCCTACAGCAGCGACACCCTCGACCTGCCCGAACAGGACGCCGCCGTCGAGGAGCTGGCCGCGGAGCTGCTCGCCGCCGGCGACGAACTCGCCCGGCACGTCACCATCGGCCTGCCCGCCCCCGCGAGCGCCCGGCTCCGGGTCGCCGCGCTCAGCGCCGAGAGCCAGCTCGGGCACATCAACACCGGCCGCAGCCCGTACGCCGTGAAGACCTGGGCCGTCGCCAACGAACTCTCCACCGCCCTCGGCCTCGCCAAGATGCGCGCCATCGCCGCCGTCTGGCCGGTCGTGTGGCAGCGGGCCCTCGACGGGGACCTCCGCTACGGCAGCGCCGCCCGCGTCCACCGCCTGTGGACCCGGCTCCGCCACCGGCACCCCTGGCTCGCCCCCGACCCCGTGGACGGCCTGCACCGCCTGATGCACCGCTGGCAGATCGACCGCACCGTCCGCCTCACACCCGACCTGCGCCGCACCGTCGCCCTGCGCAGCATCCGGGCCTGGGGCGCCGGACTGCCCACCCTCACCGGGTTGAGCGCCGACGACGTCGCCGCGCTCCTCGCCGAGGCCACCCGGCCCCACCCAGAGCTCCTCCCGGCAGGCGTCAGCGCCTGA
- the mpaM gene encoding daptide-type RiPP biosynthesis methyltransferase, whose translation MTTAPAPADTTPTLAARRVAALGARARHCGLYDRLGAPLYQDLATYDDPETRALLSGVRSAPGPVLDLAAGAGRFTLPLLAGGREVTALDLSADMLDLLRAELDRAPASMRSRCTVVQGDMSAFALGRRFPHILLGTTSLSLLDAEGRAGLYRSVLDHLADGGRFRLTALERGDDDGPDETAVRVTGAGGTAYELYEHWPAGATSRSVTLLPADPPADDSPVTVCTDRVAVIGLDVLEAELAAAGLTVLTRELLTPPGERHRVTLLTTEATR comes from the coding sequence ATGACCACCGCACCCGCCCCCGCCGACACCACGCCCACCCTCGCCGCCCGCCGCGTCGCCGCACTCGGCGCACGGGCCCGCCACTGCGGCCTCTACGACCGCCTCGGCGCCCCCCTCTACCAGGACCTCGCCACCTACGACGACCCCGAGACCCGGGCCCTGCTCTCCGGAGTCCGCAGCGCGCCCGGCCCCGTCCTCGACCTGGCCGCCGGAGCCGGCCGGTTCACCCTCCCGCTGCTCGCCGGCGGACGCGAGGTCACCGCCCTCGACCTCTCCGCCGACATGCTCGACCTGCTCCGCGCCGAACTCGACAGGGCACCCGCCTCGATGCGCTCCCGCTGCACCGTCGTCCAGGGCGACATGTCCGCCTTCGCGCTCGGCCGCCGCTTCCCGCACATCCTGCTCGGCACCACCTCGCTCTCCCTGCTCGACGCCGAAGGCCGCGCCGGCCTCTACCGCTCCGTCCTCGACCACCTCGCGGACGGCGGCCGGTTCCGGCTCACCGCCCTGGAGCGCGGCGACGACGACGGCCCCGACGAGACGGCCGTCCGCGTCACCGGCGCCGGCGGCACCGCCTACGAGCTGTACGAGCACTGGCCGGCCGGCGCCACCAGCCGCTCCGTCACCCTGCTCCCCGCCGACCCGCCCGCCGACGACAGCCCCGTCACCGTCTGCACCGACCGGGTGGCCGTGATCGGCCTGGACGTCCTGGAGGCCGAACTGGCCGCCGCCGGACTGACCGTCCTGACCCGCGAGCTCCTCACCCCGCCCGGCGAGCGTCACCGCGTGACGCTCCTGACCACGGAAGCCACCCGATGA
- the mpaP gene encoding daptide biosynthesis intramembrane metalloprotease: MSAVTSPPAPTLPAHAKRPRLAPSAEVHSPADGQGEWVLQHGARYVRITPHIAQLVREFDGERDHEALAARLGGVWNAENVGSAVTRLDTLRLLDDGETPAPPVAPRFQLVPPMTLQLTLLRPGKTMQAMRPFFARLFSRGATAVAALGILLGMGAMAAQWDAVVTTLNSPLSAAAFTGVLIALLIGVSIHELGHAAVLIRYGGRPSRIGVMLFYLMPAFFCDVSDAWRLPDRRQRVHTALAGPAVQTSLAAVSAFAAWPLADGTAKTCLLFFAVSSYATALLNLTPFIKLDGYIALMSHVDVPFLRDRSMTDARRWLARTLFGGTYERELPTRWTTVYGLACLAFPLYFLTTALQTWLGTLQRVGWVGLLFAATGLSYALWILIRGALRLSAEVRAAGVRRGRVLAVCALLAAAAAGTLFLPVQQTVSAAYVTDTGGATRLVLPEGDAAELVRPGQRVTLTTNGLILNDAVGTARIGSAPAAATQVPVSTYFPVDLGGAVGMDSTAFPLDLDRAPAPAAGTAEVEVGRVPLWTSLHRTYVLPFLPF, from the coding sequence GTGAGCGCTGTCACGAGTCCCCCCGCCCCCACTCTCCCGGCCCACGCGAAGCGCCCTCGCCTCGCCCCGAGCGCCGAGGTCCACTCGCCCGCCGACGGGCAGGGCGAATGGGTCCTCCAGCACGGCGCCCGCTACGTCCGCATCACCCCGCACATCGCCCAGCTCGTCCGGGAGTTCGACGGCGAGCGCGACCACGAGGCCCTCGCGGCCCGGCTCGGCGGCGTCTGGAACGCCGAGAACGTGGGCAGCGCCGTCACCCGCCTGGACACCCTGCGCCTCCTCGACGACGGCGAGACGCCCGCCCCGCCCGTCGCCCCCCGCTTCCAGCTCGTCCCCCCGATGACCCTCCAGCTCACGCTGCTGCGCCCGGGGAAGACCATGCAGGCCATGCGGCCGTTCTTCGCCCGCCTCTTCTCCCGCGGGGCGACGGCCGTCGCCGCCCTCGGCATCCTGCTCGGCATGGGCGCCATGGCCGCCCAGTGGGACGCCGTCGTCACCACCCTGAACAGCCCGCTCTCCGCCGCCGCCTTCACCGGCGTCCTGATCGCCCTGCTGATCGGCGTCTCGATCCACGAACTCGGCCACGCGGCCGTCCTCATCCGCTACGGCGGACGTCCGTCCCGCATCGGCGTCATGCTCTTCTACCTGATGCCGGCGTTCTTCTGCGACGTCTCCGACGCCTGGCGGCTCCCGGACCGCAGGCAGCGCGTCCACACCGCGCTCGCCGGCCCCGCCGTCCAGACCTCGCTCGCCGCCGTCTCCGCCTTCGCCGCCTGGCCGCTGGCCGACGGCACCGCCAAGACCTGCCTGCTCTTCTTCGCCGTCTCCAGCTACGCCACCGCCCTGCTGAACCTGACGCCCTTCATCAAGCTCGACGGCTACATCGCCCTGATGAGCCACGTGGACGTGCCCTTCCTCCGCGACCGCTCGATGACCGACGCCCGCCGGTGGCTCGCCCGGACCCTCTTCGGCGGCACGTACGAGCGGGAACTGCCCACCCGCTGGACGACCGTCTACGGCCTCGCCTGCCTCGCCTTCCCGCTGTACTTCCTCACCACCGCCCTCCAGACCTGGCTCGGCACCCTCCAGCGCGTCGGCTGGGTCGGCCTCCTCTTCGCCGCCACCGGCCTCTCCTACGCCCTGTGGATCCTGATCCGCGGCGCCCTCCGGCTCTCCGCCGAGGTCAGGGCGGCCGGCGTCCGCCGCGGCCGCGTCCTCGCCGTCTGCGCCCTGCTCGCCGCGGCCGCCGCCGGCACCCTGTTCCTGCCGGTCCAGCAGACCGTCTCCGCCGCGTACGTCACCGACACCGGCGGCGCCACCCGCCTGGTCCTCCCCGAGGGCGACGCGGCGGAGCTCGTACGGCCCGGGCAGCGGGTGACGCTGACGACCAACGGCCTGATCCTCAACGACGCCGTCGGCACCGCCCGGATCGGGTCGGCGCCCGCCGCCGCCACCCAGGTGCCGGTCTCGACCTACTTCCCGGTGGACCTCGGCGGCGCCGTGGGCATGGACTCGACCGCCTTCCCCCTCGACCTCGACCGGGCGCCGGCCCCGGCCGCCGGAACGGCCGAGGTGGAAGTGGGCCGGGTGCCGCTGTGGACCTCGCTCCACCGCACCTACGTCCTGCCCTTCCTGCCCTTCTGA
- a CDS encoding daptide-type RiPP, whose translation MNENQDITTAAAPELVELEMQELEALEAPGWGTWSVAFSTGVSVGVSITLT comes from the coding sequence ATGAACGAGAACCAGGACATCACCACCGCCGCCGCCCCCGAGCTCGTCGAGCTGGAGATGCAGGAGCTGGAGGCCCTGGAGGCCCCGGGCTGGGGCACCTGGAGCGTCGCCTTCTCGACCGGCGTCTCGGTCGGCGTCTCCATCACCCTCACCTGA
- the mpaB gene encoding daptide biosynthesis RiPP recognition protein, with the protein MDTTMLSDADTARRRLKRHLISWATGTPLDPPAPAPATGTHTLVLADAAHLDAARAAGLAGPDTLVLVPGLPGEVPDGTAAYDGSLTEPGGEFSNGQDFFLQTHSYAASPFMTVFGPTVVRVFDEDDHAAFLADADRALADGAFPEFLVTSSVLLADPDALGGGQDPADGPALRLYADPDGRVSLSPTGAVLGTVHDSLDTLTARHADLTHGAAGTGRVLPPGTLAPARADRPHLPRYLAAVTALRSLMARGVTGLSVSGFGSRLTPGLAATGAAADLADPGLPIVLHRDHEAYAVAGHRLFALDVRAARALECLLATGGDAAGLVPAEDLARTVALLDRHGIALPLPLPAAA; encoded by the coding sequence ATGGACACGACAATGCTCTCGGACGCGGACACCGCCCGCCGCAGGCTCAAGCGGCACCTCATCTCCTGGGCCACCGGCACGCCGCTCGACCCGCCGGCCCCGGCACCCGCCACCGGCACCCACACCCTGGTCCTCGCCGACGCCGCCCACCTCGACGCCGCCCGCGCCGCCGGACTCGCCGGCCCCGACACCCTCGTCCTCGTCCCCGGACTCCCGGGCGAGGTCCCGGACGGCACCGCCGCCTACGACGGCAGCCTCACCGAGCCCGGCGGCGAGTTCTCCAACGGCCAGGACTTCTTCCTCCAGACCCACTCCTACGCCGCCAGCCCCTTCATGACGGTCTTCGGGCCCACCGTGGTCCGCGTCTTCGACGAGGACGACCACGCGGCCTTCCTCGCCGACGCCGACCGCGCCCTGGCCGACGGCGCCTTCCCCGAGTTCCTCGTCACCTCCTCCGTCCTCCTCGCCGACCCCGACGCCCTCGGCGGCGGCCAGGACCCCGCCGACGGACCCGCCCTGCGGCTCTACGCCGACCCCGACGGCCGGGTCTCCCTCTCCCCCACCGGAGCGGTGCTCGGCACGGTCCACGACAGCCTCGACACCCTCACCGCCCGCCACGCGGACCTCACCCACGGCGCCGCCGGCACCGGCCGGGTGCTGCCGCCCGGCACCCTCGCGCCGGCCCGCGCCGACCGCCCCCACCTGCCCCGCTACCTGGCCGCCGTCACCGCCCTGCGCAGCCTCATGGCCCGCGGCGTCACCGGCCTGAGCGTCTCCGGCTTCGGCTCCCGGCTCACCCCCGGCCTCGCCGCGACCGGCGCCGCCGCCGACCTCGCCGACCCCGGCCTGCCGATCGTCCTGCACCGCGACCACGAGGCGTACGCCGTCGCCGGCCACCGCCTCTTCGCCCTCGACGTCCGCGCCGCACGGGCCCTGGAATGCCTCCTCGCCACCGGGGGCGACGCCGCCGGGCTCGTACCCGCCGAGGACCTCGCCCGGACCGTCGCGCTCCTCGACCGGCACGGCATCGCCCTGCCCCTGCCCCTCCCGGCGGCCGCGTGA
- a CDS encoding daptide-type RiPP → MSDKQITLDTAAAPEVVELEMQELETLESPGFWTGVSVGVGISASVATSITLT, encoded by the coding sequence ATGAGCGACAAGCAGATCACCCTCGACACCGCCGCCGCCCCCGAGGTCGTCGAGCTGGAGATGCAGGAGCTGGAGACCCTGGAGTCCCCCGGCTTCTGGACCGGTGTCTCCGTCGGCGTCGGCATCTCCGCCTCGGTCGCCACCTCGATCACCCTCACCTGA
- a CDS encoding daptide-type RiPP codes for MNDKQIALDTNAAELVELEMQELEAMHAPGWATNVGVSVGISIVSVAWSLT; via the coding sequence ATGAACGACAAGCAGATCGCCCTCGACACCAACGCCGCCGAGCTCGTCGAGCTGGAGATGCAGGAGCTCGAGGCCATGCACGCCCCGGGCTGGGCCACCAACGTCGGCGTCTCCGTCGGCATCTCGATCGTCTCCGTCGCCTGGAGCCTCACCTGA